A window from Salminus brasiliensis chromosome 7, fSalBra1.hap2, whole genome shotgun sequence encodes these proteins:
- the nr4a2b gene encoding LOW QUALITY PROTEIN: nuclear receptor subfamily 4 group A member 2b (The sequence of the model RefSeq protein was modified relative to this genomic sequence to represent the inferred CDS: inserted 2 bases in 1 codon; deleted 2 bases in 1 codon), with the protein MPCVQAQYGSSPPGASPACQTYSYSAAAAAAAAGEYSCDLLTPEFVKFSMDLTNAEIAATSALPSFSTFAEGTGGASYDTKAPCLYQAAAHSGEHLSIKAEDVHAHAHGYPPQAEDGTSHGGYYKAPPGFLRRTSSTSSSAAAASSSSSSSSPPPPPPXAWEDAGSLHAFSHNYLAASHVMEQQRKDAVSRLFSFKQSPTGAPPLAACHVRFDSAPAAHRPLESTGFTLPAALRKQHGVGFPHPLHVGHAHGHALTESPVNSPPSRGSPSSEGLCAVCGDNAACQHYGVRTCEGCKGFFKRTVQKNAKYVCLANKNCPVDKRRRNRCQYCRFQKCLVVGMVKEVVRTDSLKGRRGRLPSKPKSPQDVPSSLSPASLLSALVRAHMDSNPSIGRLDYSKFQVSPEYHSAGDESLHVQQFYDLLTGSMSIIHGWAEKIPGFTDLPKCDQELLFESAFLELFVLRLAYRSNLAEDKLIFCNGVVLHKLQCVRAFGEWIDSIVEFSANLQSMNIDISAFSCMAALTILTERHGLKESKKMEELQSKILNCLKEHVTCSGGGLNCQSHLSKLLSKLPELRTLCTQGLQRIFYLKLEDLVPTPAIIDKLFHDTLPF; encoded by the exons ATGCCCTGTGTCCAGGCTCAGTACGGGAGCTCTCCGCCGGGCGCCAGTCCCGCGTGCCAGACGTACAGCTACAGCGCGGCTGCGGCGGCTGCGGCGGCGGGGGAGTACAGCTGCGACCTGCTCACCCCGGAGTTCGTCAAGTTCAGTATGGATCTGACCAACGCCGAGATCGCCGCCACCTCCGCGCTGCCCAGCTTCAGCACGTTCGCCGAGGGCACCGGCGGCGCGAGCTACGACACCAAAGCGCCCTGCCTCTACCAGGCGGCGGCTCACTCCGGTGAGCACCTGTCCATTAAAGCCGAGGACGTGCACGCGCACGCGCACGGCTACCCGCCGCAAGCCGAGGACGGGACGTCCCACGGCGGATACTACAAAGCGCCCCCT GGGTTTCTCCGCCGCACCtcatccacctcctcctccgccGCCGCcgcatcatcctcatcctcatcatcatcaccaccaccaccaccacc cgcgTGGGAGGACGCAGGCTCGCTGCACGCCTTCTCGCACAACTACCTGGCCGCGTCTCACGTGATGGAGCAGCAGCGGAAGGACGCCGTGTCCCGGCTCTTCTCCTTCAAGCAGAGTCCCACCGGCGCGCCGCCCTTAGCCGCGTGCCACGTGCGCTTCGACAGCGCTCCGGCCGCGCACCGGCCTCTGGAAAGCACGGGCTTCACGTTGCCGGCAGCGCTGAGGAAACAGCACGGCGTGGGCTTCCCGCACCCGCTGCACGTCGGGCACGCGCACGGGCACGCGCTCACGGAGAGCCCGGTGAACTCTCCGCCGAGCCGCGGGTCTCCGTCCAGCGAGGGCTTGTGCGCCGTGTGCGGCGACAACGCCGCGTGCCAGCACTACGGAGTACGCACGTGCGAAGGCTGCAAGGGCTTCTTTAAG CGCACCGTGCAGAAAAACGCCAAATATGTTTGCCTGGCCAACAAGAACTGCCCCGTTGAtaagaggaggaggaacagATGCCAGTACTGCCGGTTTCAGAAGTGCTTAGTTGTGGGGATGGTTAAAGAAG TTGTGAGAACAGACAGTCTAAAAGGTCGTCGGGGTCGGCTCCCATCCAAACCCAAGAGTCCACAGGACGTTCCGAGCTCCTTATCACCTGCCAGTCTCCTGAGCGCCCTGGTTAGGGCCCACATGGACTCCAACCCCTCCATAGGCCGCCTGGATTACTCTAAA TTCCAGGTAAGCCCCGAATACCACAGTGCTGGAGACGAAAGCCTCCATGTGCAGCAGTTTTATGACCTCCTAACGGGGTCCATGAGCATCATCCATGGATGGGCAGAGAAGATACCGGGATTTACTGACCTCCCCAAATGCGACCAGGAGCTGCTCTTCGAGTCAGCCTTCCTGGAACTCTTTGTTCTGCGCTTGGCTTACAG ATCAAACCTGGCAGAAGATAAGCTCATTTTTTGCAACGGCGTGGTCCTGCACAAGCTGCAGTGCGTGCGAGCCTTCGGAGAGTGGATCGACTCTATCGTAGAGTTCTCTGCTAACCTTCAGAGCATGAATATAGACATCTCTGCGTTCTCCTGCATGGCCGCTCTCACGATACTAACAG AGAGACACGGCCTTAAGGAGTCCAAGAAGATGGAGGAGCTTCAAAGCAAGATTTTAAACTGCCTGAAGGAACACGTGACCTGCAGCGGTGGTGGCCTGAACTGCCAAAGTCACTTGTCGAAACTGCTGAGCAAGTTGCCGGAGCTGCGCACCCTGTGCACACAGGGACTGCAGCGCATCTTTTACCTGAAGCTGGAAGACCTGGTTCCGACGCCCGCCATCATCGACAAACTCTTTCACGACACGTTACCATTCTGA